The following are from one region of the Melaminivora suipulveris genome:
- a CDS encoding type II toxin-antitoxin system HicB family antitoxin, whose protein sequence is MSKMTYRGYTAHIQYDDRDSVLVGRVRGIGDIIGFHADTVASLRVAFHEAVDDYLSSCEKLGKEPQCAASGKMMLRVAPEVHRAALIASQAAGTSLNQWAERVLSEAAHAD, encoded by the coding sequence ATGAGCAAGATGACCTACAGGGGCTACACAGCCCATATCCAATACGACGACCGGGACAGCGTTCTGGTGGGCCGTGTGCGGGGCATTGGCGACATCATCGGCTTTCATGCCGACACCGTGGCGAGCCTGCGCGTGGCTTTCCATGAAGCTGTCGACGACTACCTCTCATCCTGCGAAAAGCTGGGCAAGGAGCCGCAATGCGCGGCCAGCGGCAAGATGATGTTACGCGTCGCGCCTGAGGTACATCGCGCCGCCTTGATCGCATCGCAGGCCGCAGGGACCAGCCTGAACCAGTGGGCCGAGCGGGTGCTGAGCGA
- a CDS encoding Smr/MutS family protein: MTAARPIVSVRSFADLKPVRRALAEAAAQQAERQQQAREAERRAQIERQLFAHSVGPVRPVKGQDARRWHHHEPPEPIPVQRQLDEARVLLESISDEFDVTTLLDVDDQLSYRRPGVGLDVTRKLRSGAWSIQRHLDLHGLRTDEAREALGEFIRLAHRTGLRCVRIVHGKGLGSPGRVPVLKGRVQRWLVQKKEVLAFVQARPLDGGAGALVVLLQPGRR, encoded by the coding sequence ATGACCGCCGCCCGCCCCATCGTCTCCGTACGCTCGTTCGCCGACCTCAAGCCCGTGCGCCGCGCGCTGGCCGAAGCCGCCGCGCAGCAGGCCGAGCGCCAGCAGCAGGCGCGCGAGGCCGAGCGCCGCGCGCAGATCGAGCGCCAGCTGTTCGCGCACAGCGTCGGCCCGGTGCGGCCCGTCAAGGGCCAGGACGCGCGTCGCTGGCACCACCACGAACCGCCCGAGCCCATCCCCGTGCAGCGCCAGCTGGACGAGGCGCGCGTGCTGCTGGAGTCGATCAGCGACGAGTTCGATGTGACCACGCTGCTGGACGTGGACGACCAGCTCAGCTACCGGCGCCCCGGCGTGGGGCTGGACGTGACGCGCAAGCTGCGCTCGGGCGCCTGGAGCATCCAGCGCCACCTGGACCTGCACGGCCTGCGCACCGACGAGGCGCGCGAGGCGCTGGGCGAGTTCATCCGCCTGGCGCACCGCACCGGCCTGCGCTGCGTGCGCATCGTGCACGGCAAGGGGCTGGGCTCGCCGGGCCGGGTGCCCGTGCTCAAGGGCCGGGTGCAGCGCTGGCTGGTGCAGAAAAAGGAAGTGCTGGCCTTCGTGCAGGCGCGGCCGCTGGATGGCGGGGCGGGGGCGCTGGTGGTGCTGCTGCAGCCGGGGCGGCGCTGA